A genomic region of Conger conger chromosome 6, fConCon1.1, whole genome shotgun sequence contains the following coding sequences:
- the LOC133131259 gene encoding wolframin-like isoform X5 has protein sequence MDKDPSLPTAPSPTAPTGPPTPPSAPDPSPSTPDPTPSAPDPTPTPPPAPPPAPPPAPQPAQRPRPSAFAALAKHLLMQEKMKASEEPPAGLATPHTEPVKREEEEEEEEVPFEELGERAKAGDAKAQASLGQYYLKLPDEGDVEANSRKAVDWLIKAAKQGSKRAAKLLRHCLTYKKGITAQNEEEMKKLASESRFEQAVRKAAMMMYWKLNPDKKQKVAVTEMLEHVQQDNSGAAVADQKRVLENMVSSKTGEYVGLEDFVEITKNFTQGIAPSPTLDSSREHGEKSLDEKEEPDGLKESAYHRMLKSDWGVGGAGLLNANSRSAMTRAFNIKSHFLILQYPVQVLVQLKEHLIDWASRAGLQWLSTIIPTHHVNALIFFFIISNLTIHFFAFIIPLFVFYLSFVSMLICTLRVFQNSKAWENFRALTTLLSRYEPGLDLEQAETNFGWNNLEPYLYFLLSVFFVIFSFPLADKAWIPCSELAMVAMFFTVASCISLRRSAGLYMRRALVVEVASTACTLMARLPESMALARSLGVTFVTLPLGEWVELHVSVPCLLYLYLFYLFFRMAQMRGFRGTYCVLVPYLVCFTWCEFAGVLLQSATAVGVLRTLVACFLLLFALPVLALGLAAVLLVQAGRWLLELQLTRLLVTLAVCAVPVTLRLWTRFSLSPLDVLRALARSSAVKLLLFWASAALLFCCVYVLRAEGLRARESSLSWQQYGQACGPPAWRENGLAHTQIFCSHLEGHRVHWAGRILAVAVSETENGPQAVINLLPSFAGDWLRCLYGEAYPDCGNATAPAGNATAPAGNTSTWNSSAGNATALQEQQEQRDLCRLKALTRHDCHVKRFDSHRFLVTVSALPEEGAGLGAEPVPDIVLRASGEFRQVLLSLELGGVVEFSAVLESRLGSTSPALQLQAIQSRALAAQTQHKIEPDWRGGVLRAVKFAFDFFFSPILSARIRE, from the exons ATGGACAAGGACCCTTCACTGCCTACTGCGCCATCGCCAACTGCCCCCACTggcccacccacccccccctctgcTCCAGATCCTTCCCCCTCCACTCCGGATCCCACCCCCTCTGCTCCAgatcccacccccaccccccctcccgctccccctcccgctccccccccggccccgcAGCCCGCCCAGAGGCCCCGCCCCTCGGCGTTTGCGGCGCTGGCGAAGCACCTGCTGATGCAAGAAAAGATGAAGGCCTCAGAGGAGCCGCCTGCTGGCCTGGCCACTCCTCACACAG AGCCTGTCAAacgggaggaggaagaggaggaggaggaggtgccatTTGAGGAGCTGGGAGAGAGGGCGAAGGCTGGAGATGCTAAAGCCCAAGCCAGC CTGGGACAGTATTACCTGAAGTTGCCAGATGAGGGCGATGTGGAAGCAAACAGCCGTAAAGCTGTGGACTGGTTGATCAAGGCTGCCAAACAGGGGAGCAAGAGAGCTGCAAAGCTACTGCGCCACTGCCTGACTTACAAGAAAG GCATCACCGCACAGAATGAGGAGGAAATGAAGAAGCTGGCCAGTGAGAGCAGGTTTGAGCAGGCTGTGAGGAAGGCGGCCATGATGATGTACTGGAAGCTGAACCCGGACAAGAAGCAGAAGGTGGCCGTGACTGAGATGCTGGAGCATGTGCAGCAGGACAATTCAG GTGCAGCAGTGGCCGACCAGAAAAGAGTTCTGGAGAACATGGTCAGCAGCAAGa CTGGTGAATATGTGGGTTTGGAGGATTTTGTGGAAATCACCAAAAACTTCACACAAGGCATTGCCCCATCCCCCACACTAGACAGCAGCAGAGAGCATGGGGAGAAGAGCCTGGATGAGAAG GAGGAGCCTGACGGCCTGAAGGAGTCAGCCTATCACAGGATGCTGAAGTCGGACTGGGGAGTGGGCGGGGCCGGCCTGCTGAACGCCAACAGCCGCTCTGCCATGACCCGTGCTTTCAACATCAAGTCCCACTTCCTG ATCCTGCAGTACCCCGTCCAGGTGCTGGTGCAGCTGAAGGAGCACCTGATCGACTGGGCGTCCCGCGCCGGCCTGCAGTGGCTGAGCACCATCATCCCCACGCACCACGTCAACGCTctcatcttcttcttcatcatcaGCAACCTCACCATCCATTTCTTCGCCTTCATCATCCCCCTCTTTGTCTTCTACCTCTCCTTCGTGTCCATGCTGATCTGCACACTGCGGGTGTTCCAGAACAGCAAGGCGTGGGAGAACTTCCGGGCGCTGACCACGCTGCTCTCGCGCTACGAGCCCGGGCTGGACCTGGAGCAGGCCGAGACCAACTTCGGCTGGAACAACCTGGAGCCCTACCTCTACTTCCTGCTGTCCGTCTTCTTCGTCATCTTCTCCTTCCCGCTGGCGGACAAGGCCTGGATCCCCTGCTCCGAGCTGGCCATGGTGGCCATGTTCTTCACAGTGGCAAGCTGCATCAGCCTGAGACGCTCGGCAGGGCTGTACATGCGCCGGGcgctggtggtggaggtggcGTCCACGGCCTGCACCCTGATGGCTCGCCTCCCCGAGAGCATggcgctcgctcgctcgctcgggGTCACCTTCGTCACCCTGCCGCTGGGGGAGTGGGTGGAGCTGCACGTGAGCGTCCCCTGCCTGCTCTACCTGTACCTGTTCTACCTGTTCTTCCGCATGGCGCAGATGCGTGGGTTCCGGGGCACCTACTGCGTCCTGGTGCCCTACCTGGTGTGCTTCACCTGGTGTGAGTTCGCAGGCGTCCTGCTGCAGAGCGCCACAGCGGTGGGGGTGTTGCGCACGCTGGTGGCCTGCTTCCTGCTGCTGTTTGCGCTGCCGGTGCTGGCCCTGGGGCTGGCGGCCGTGCTGCTGGTGCAGGCGGGGCGCTGGCTGCTGGAGCTGCAGCTCACCCGGCTGCTGGTGACGCTGGCGGTGTGCGCCGTGCCGGTGACTCTGCGGCTGTGGACCCGGTTCAGCCTGTCTCCGCTGGACGTGCTGCGAGCGCTGGCCCGCAGCAGCGCCGTGAAGCTGCTGCTGTTCTGGGCGTCGGCCGCGCTGCTGTTCTGCTGCGTGTACGTGCTGCGGGCCGAGGGCCTGAGGGCGCGCGAGTCCTCGCTCTCCTGGCAGCAGTACGGCCAGGCCTGCGGGCCTCCGGCCTGGCGGGAGAACGGTCTGGCGCACACGCAGATCTTCTGCAGCCACCTGGAGGGCCACCGGGTCCACTGGGCCGGCCGCATTCTGGCCGTGGCCGTGTCTGAGACGGAGAACGGGCCGCAGGCCGTCATCAACCTGCTGCCCAGCTTCGCCGGAGACTGGCTGCGCTGCCTGTACGGGGAGGCCTATCCCGACTGCGGGAACGCCACTGCCCCCGCCGGGAACGCCACTGCCCCCGCCGGGAACACTAGTACCTGGAACTCCAGCGCAGGGAACGCCACTGCgctgcaggagcagcaggagcagcggGATCTCTGCCGGCTCAAGGCGCTGACTCGGCACGACTGCCACGTGAAGCGCTTTGACAGCCATCGCTTCCTGGTGACGGTCAGCGCGCTGCcagaggagggggcggggctgggggcggAGCCTGTGCCGGACATAGTCCTGCGGGCCAGTGGAGAGTTCCGGCAGGTTCTGCTGAGCCTGGAGCTCGGGGGGGTGGTGGAGTTCAGCGCTGTGCTGGAGAGCCGTCTGGGCAGCACAAGCCCCGCCCTGCAGCTGCAGGCCATCCAATCACGCGCCCTCGCTGCCCAGACGCAGCACAAGATTGAGCCCGACTGGAGGGGCGGCGTGCTCCGAGCTGTCAAATTCGCCTTCGACTTCTTCTTCTCGCCAATCCTGTCGGCCCGGATTCGTGAGTAG
- the LOC133131259 gene encoding wolframin-like isoform X2 produces MDKDPSLPTAPSPTAPTGPPTPPSAPDPSPSTPDPTPSAPDPTPTPPPAPPPAPPPAPQPAQRPRPSAFAALAKHLLMQEKMKASEEPPAGLATPHTEPVKREEEEEEEEVPFEELGERAKAGDAKAQASCGPQNCTQYSNCGLRVLYKLGQYYLKLPDEGDVEANSRKAVDWLIKAAKQGSKRAAKLLRHCLTYKKGITAQNEEEMKKLASESRFEQAVRKAAMMMYWKLNPDKKQKVAVTEMLEHVQQDNSGAAVADQKRVLENMVSSKTGEYVGLEDFVEITKNFTQGIAPSPTLDSSREHGEKSLDEKEEPDGLKESAYHRMLKSDWGVGGAGLLNANSRSAMTRAFNIKSHFLILQYPVQVLVQLKEHLIDWASRAGLQWLSTIIPTHHVNALIFFFIISNLTIHFFAFIIPLFVFYLSFVSMLICTLRVFQNSKAWENFRALTTLLSRYEPGLDLEQAETNFGWNNLEPYLYFLLSVFFVIFSFPLADKAWIPCSELAMVAMFFTVASCISLRRSAGLYMRRALVVEVASTACTLMARLPESMALARSLGVTFVTLPLGEWVELHVSVPCLLYLYLFYLFFRMAQMRGFRGTYCVLVPYLVCFTWCEFAGVLLQSATAVGVLRTLVACFLLLFALPVLALGLAAVLLVQAGRWLLELQLTRLLVTLAVCAVPVTLRLWTRFSLSPLDVLRALARSSAVKLLLFWASAALLFCCVYVLRAEGLRARESSLSWQQYGQACGPPAWRENGLAHTQIFCSHLEGHRVHWAGRILAVAVSETENGPQAVINLLPSFAGDWLRCLYGEAYPDCGNATAPAGNATAPAGNTSTWNSSAGNATALQEQQEQRDLCRLKALTRHDCHVKRFDSHRFLVTVSALPEEGAGLGAEPVPDIVLRASGEFRQVLLSLELGGVVEFSAVLESRLGSTSPALQLQAIQSRALAAQTQHKIEPDWRGGVLRAVKFAFDFFFSPILSARIRE; encoded by the exons ATGGACAAGGACCCTTCACTGCCTACTGCGCCATCGCCAACTGCCCCCACTggcccacccacccccccctctgcTCCAGATCCTTCCCCCTCCACTCCGGATCCCACCCCCTCTGCTCCAgatcccacccccaccccccctcccgctccccctcccgctccccccccggccccgcAGCCCGCCCAGAGGCCCCGCCCCTCGGCGTTTGCGGCGCTGGCGAAGCACCTGCTGATGCAAGAAAAGATGAAGGCCTCAGAGGAGCCGCCTGCTGGCCTGGCCACTCCTCACACAG AGCCTGTCAAacgggaggaggaagaggaggaggaggaggtgccatTTGAGGAGCTGGGAGAGAGGGCGAAGGCTGGAGATGCTAAAGCCCAAGCCAGC tgcggtccccagaactgcacacagtactccaactGTGGTctaagagtattgtataag CTGGGACAGTATTACCTGAAGTTGCCAGATGAGGGCGATGTGGAAGCAAACAGCCGTAAAGCTGTGGACTGGTTGATCAAGGCTGCCAAACAGGGGAGCAAGAGAGCTGCAAAGCTACTGCGCCACTGCCTGACTTACAAGAAAG GCATCACCGCACAGAATGAGGAGGAAATGAAGAAGCTGGCCAGTGAGAGCAGGTTTGAGCAGGCTGTGAGGAAGGCGGCCATGATGATGTACTGGAAGCTGAACCCGGACAAGAAGCAGAAGGTGGCCGTGACTGAGATGCTGGAGCATGTGCAGCAGGACAATTCAG GTGCAGCAGTGGCCGACCAGAAAAGAGTTCTGGAGAACATGGTCAGCAGCAAGa CTGGTGAATATGTGGGTTTGGAGGATTTTGTGGAAATCACCAAAAACTTCACACAAGGCATTGCCCCATCCCCCACACTAGACAGCAGCAGAGAGCATGGGGAGAAGAGCCTGGATGAGAAG GAGGAGCCTGACGGCCTGAAGGAGTCAGCCTATCACAGGATGCTGAAGTCGGACTGGGGAGTGGGCGGGGCCGGCCTGCTGAACGCCAACAGCCGCTCTGCCATGACCCGTGCTTTCAACATCAAGTCCCACTTCCTG ATCCTGCAGTACCCCGTCCAGGTGCTGGTGCAGCTGAAGGAGCACCTGATCGACTGGGCGTCCCGCGCCGGCCTGCAGTGGCTGAGCACCATCATCCCCACGCACCACGTCAACGCTctcatcttcttcttcatcatcaGCAACCTCACCATCCATTTCTTCGCCTTCATCATCCCCCTCTTTGTCTTCTACCTCTCCTTCGTGTCCATGCTGATCTGCACACTGCGGGTGTTCCAGAACAGCAAGGCGTGGGAGAACTTCCGGGCGCTGACCACGCTGCTCTCGCGCTACGAGCCCGGGCTGGACCTGGAGCAGGCCGAGACCAACTTCGGCTGGAACAACCTGGAGCCCTACCTCTACTTCCTGCTGTCCGTCTTCTTCGTCATCTTCTCCTTCCCGCTGGCGGACAAGGCCTGGATCCCCTGCTCCGAGCTGGCCATGGTGGCCATGTTCTTCACAGTGGCAAGCTGCATCAGCCTGAGACGCTCGGCAGGGCTGTACATGCGCCGGGcgctggtggtggaggtggcGTCCACGGCCTGCACCCTGATGGCTCGCCTCCCCGAGAGCATggcgctcgctcgctcgctcgggGTCACCTTCGTCACCCTGCCGCTGGGGGAGTGGGTGGAGCTGCACGTGAGCGTCCCCTGCCTGCTCTACCTGTACCTGTTCTACCTGTTCTTCCGCATGGCGCAGATGCGTGGGTTCCGGGGCACCTACTGCGTCCTGGTGCCCTACCTGGTGTGCTTCACCTGGTGTGAGTTCGCAGGCGTCCTGCTGCAGAGCGCCACAGCGGTGGGGGTGTTGCGCACGCTGGTGGCCTGCTTCCTGCTGCTGTTTGCGCTGCCGGTGCTGGCCCTGGGGCTGGCGGCCGTGCTGCTGGTGCAGGCGGGGCGCTGGCTGCTGGAGCTGCAGCTCACCCGGCTGCTGGTGACGCTGGCGGTGTGCGCCGTGCCGGTGACTCTGCGGCTGTGGACCCGGTTCAGCCTGTCTCCGCTGGACGTGCTGCGAGCGCTGGCCCGCAGCAGCGCCGTGAAGCTGCTGCTGTTCTGGGCGTCGGCCGCGCTGCTGTTCTGCTGCGTGTACGTGCTGCGGGCCGAGGGCCTGAGGGCGCGCGAGTCCTCGCTCTCCTGGCAGCAGTACGGCCAGGCCTGCGGGCCTCCGGCCTGGCGGGAGAACGGTCTGGCGCACACGCAGATCTTCTGCAGCCACCTGGAGGGCCACCGGGTCCACTGGGCCGGCCGCATTCTGGCCGTGGCCGTGTCTGAGACGGAGAACGGGCCGCAGGCCGTCATCAACCTGCTGCCCAGCTTCGCCGGAGACTGGCTGCGCTGCCTGTACGGGGAGGCCTATCCCGACTGCGGGAACGCCACTGCCCCCGCCGGGAACGCCACTGCCCCCGCCGGGAACACTAGTACCTGGAACTCCAGCGCAGGGAACGCCACTGCgctgcaggagcagcaggagcagcggGATCTCTGCCGGCTCAAGGCGCTGACTCGGCACGACTGCCACGTGAAGCGCTTTGACAGCCATCGCTTCCTGGTGACGGTCAGCGCGCTGCcagaggagggggcggggctgggggcggAGCCTGTGCCGGACATAGTCCTGCGGGCCAGTGGAGAGTTCCGGCAGGTTCTGCTGAGCCTGGAGCTCGGGGGGGTGGTGGAGTTCAGCGCTGTGCTGGAGAGCCGTCTGGGCAGCACAAGCCCCGCCCTGCAGCTGCAGGCCATCCAATCACGCGCCCTCGCTGCCCAGACGCAGCACAAGATTGAGCCCGACTGGAGGGGCGGCGTGCTCCGAGCTGTCAAATTCGCCTTCGACTTCTTCTTCTCGCCAATCCTGTCGGCCCGGATTCGTGAGTAG